One genomic region from Onychostoma macrolepis isolate SWU-2019 chromosome 23, ASM1243209v1, whole genome shotgun sequence encodes:
- the ttc34 gene encoding tetratricopeptide repeat protein 34, with protein MNGIHKGAAELCREGDKILLSGDAGRAAALYTYAFGNNAGSTVGHMRGLNAGHLEEVISTLEAWLDGVSNNSIEGLSKGLVAVFLSTLCPNNVSASLYKMESVLQGTGHASDEIFARCSALLEGKQMPQPEGRTRLILELTRALACLLSDTQNPKVPHLYLQAFHGNKSETIRLVKERQTQYVKLLIKAFYQQISPRYSILHTKGQMEKAFSPTQASEDIDVLKAVEFLLAIAPDDIQVRELQAAVLFSSENFIESAEALSLALKLGESQTEHAMVPEKRACLLVGRAAAHFSAGGRAREVCKDLGDGFGLHPATARQQFQSLFSDTGVGLAARIQLRQQAEKGVSEFREAVLMRPDLRSLKGVEMLDPVIAQLRALCHLESDGGGRELRVRLADCLLLRGEHREALSISSQLAAAAPAQQSYQNTVQVLRGYSRLFSEDHKGALEDFQAVIEHSTPHPPSCVRALCGRGILRMMAGSHYLTALDYITASQLQLQDASITVRCLVPWNYRGLLCTVLLEQGRVMLEGTEEQRAETNPRAQQEHEEGHTNNKQRSAVGVHALALLLMELQPGADGPQILTADALYQLGRAEEAYRLLLNIEHTAPRPPILARLAILQLHRGFLYDAYQLLKKLINSGDTSCLRPLLSVTSLQDLALLEKHCHTASKRILCGQQAESAIREAVAYLSIAIMASGGGAIDSLLERARCYALLGQWKTAIFDFTAILKEHPDHVQALCGRGFTYLMLNQQKECTLDILVALQCGAEEVTQSMLSLKDKAQKLVSEWLGQHCRSSLSETLSANPVPCSEELLREAFLISGALMNTDCREPRWHLLYIDTLLAKGEVNAAGAHLKQVFGQEPRDAAAKARWGVVKAWQQNYKVAANYLSVVAQKEPATLDFLITLLQSAQRKRLAQAASQQASIVSESGQWEQALALLTLAVRAVNEMKLQYLRQRAACLAHLGLHEKAVSDLNKVIQGHSADGREEQRVWAEDHCRRGHSLLLCSHEESGLQDFSQALDLHEEQALLCVDAGLGTQRLAKIFLRFALQNYGQQKLDKAWLMTETGLKVDSGHVELRRLRARIKREVSGPCTVH; from the exons ATGAATGGCATACATAAAGGAGCAGCTGAACTGTGCAGAGAGGGCGACAAAATATTGCTCTCTGGGGACGCTGGCAGAGCTGCAGCTCTGTACACCTATGCTTTTGGAAATAATGCCGGTTCCACTGTAGGACACATGCGTGGCCTTAACGCAGGTCATTTAGAGGAGGTGATCTCAACGCTGGAGGCCTGGCTTGATGGCGTTTCAAACAATTCTATTGAGGGCCTGAGTAAAGGTCTTGTTGCTGTATTTCTGTCTACATTATGCCCCAATAATGTGTCTGCTTCTCTTTACAAAATGGAGTCTGTCCTGCAGGGTACAGGTCATGCTTCAGATGAGATCTTTGCACGGTGTTCTGCTCTTCTAGAGGGAAAACAAATGCCTCAACCTGAGGGTCGCACAAGATTAATTCTGGAGCTAACTAGAGCTCTGGCCTGCTTGCTCTCTGACACACAAAATCCCAAAGTTCCTCACCTTTATCTGCAGGCCTTtcatggaaataaatcagaAACTATTAGACTAGTTAAAGAAAGGCAAACTCAATATGTGAAGCTATTAATTAAAGCCTTTTACCAGCAAATATCTCCAAGATATTCCATTCTCCATACTAAGGGGCAGATGGAAAAAGCATTTAGTCCTACACAAGCAAGTGAAGACATCGATGTTCTTAAAGCTGTTGAGTTTTTACTTGCCATTGCACCAGACGACATCCAAGTAAGAGAGCTTCAAGCAGCAGTCTTGTTTTCATCTGAAAATTTCATAGAAAGTGCAGAAGCTTTGTCGTTGGCTCTTAAACTAGGTGAATCACAGACTGAACATGCAATGGTGCCAGAGAAAAGAGCTTGTTTACTCGTGGGGAGGGCAGCTGCTCATTTTTCTGCAGGAGGACGAGCAAGAGAAGTCTGCAAAGATCTAGGTGACGGCTTTGGACTTCATCCGGCCACAGCAAGACAGCAATTTCAGAGTCTTTTCTCGGACACTGGCGTAGGGTTGGCTGCTCGCATCCAGCTGCGTCAACAGGCCGAGAAGGGTGTCTCAGAGTTCAGAGAGGCCGTTCTAATGAGGCCTGACCTTAGGTCTTTGAAAGGAGTGGAGATGTTGGATCCCGTTATCGCTCAACTGCGAGCTCTATGCCACCTGGAGTCAGACGGAGGAGGCAGGGAACTGCGTGTGCGTCTGGCAGACTGCCTCCTCCTGCGTGGAGAACATAGAGAAGCCCTTTCCATAAGTAGCCAGCTCGCCGCTGCAGCTCCAGCCCAGCAGAGCTACCAGAACACAGTGCAAGTGCTCAGAGGGTATTCCCGACTATTCTCTGAAGACCATAAAGGTGCTCTGGAGGATTTCCAAGCGGTGATTGAGCATAGTACTCCTCACCCACCCAGCTGTGTCCGTGCACTCTGTGGTAGGGGTATCCTGCGTATGATGGCTGGCTCACACTACCTTACTGCTCTAGATTACATTACAGCAAGCCAATTACAGCTGCAGGATGCTTCTATAACTGTTAGGTGCCTGGTGCCTTGGAATTACCGTGGGTTGCTGTGCACCGTGTTGCTGGAACAGGGAAGAGTCATGCTTGAGGGGACCGAAGAGCAAAGAGCTGAGACAAACCCTAGAGCTCAACAAGAGCATGAGGAGGGTCACACCAACAACAAACAGAG GTCTGCTGTTGGTGTGCACGCTCTCGCTCTTCTCCTAATGGAGTTACAACCTGGTGCCGATGGACCCCAGATTCTCACAGCAGATGCTCTGTACCAGTTGGGTCGTGCTGAGGAGGCTTATCGTCTTCTTCTGAACATTGAGCACACAGCCCCACGGCCACCGATTCTCGCACGCCTTGCAATATTGCAGCTGCATCGAGGCTTCCTTTATGATGCCTATCAG CTACTGAAGAAGCTGATCAATTCAGGAGACACTAGCTGTTTGCGGCCCCTTCTATCTGTAACATCTTTACAAGACCTAGCCCTTCTAGAAAAACACTGTCACACTGCTTCCAAGCGTATACTGTGTGGCCAACAAGCAGAAAGTGCAATAAGGGAAGCTGTGGCCTATTTGTCCATTGCCATTATGGCTTCAG GTGGTGGAGCAATAGATTCCCTGCTGGAGAGAGCAAGATGTTATGCTCTGCTGGGCCAATGGAAGACAGCTATCTTTGACTTCACTGCAATCCTTAAAGAGCACCCAGACCATGTGCAGGCTTTGTGTGGAAGAGGATTCACTTATCTTATGCTGAACCAGCAGAAG GAATGCACACTAGACATACTGGTTGCCCTTCAGTGTGGAGCTGAGGAGGTCACTCAGAGCATGCTGTCGCTTAAAGACAAAGCACAAAAACTCGTCAGTGAATGGTTGGGTCAGCACTGTCGCAGTAGCCTGTCAGAGACTCTGTCAGCCAACCCTGTACCCTGCAGCGAGGAGCTCCTTCGAGAGGCCTTTTTGATTAGTGGAGCACTAATGAACACTGACTGCAGGGAACCCAGGTGGCACCTCCTGTACATAGATACACTACTTGCCAAAG GGGAGGTGAATGCTGCAGGTGCACACCTGAAGCAAGTGTTTGGTCAAGAGCCTCGAGATGCTGCAGCTAAGGCCAGGTGGGGTGTTGTGAAGGCCTGGCAGCAGAACTACAAAGTGGCAGCCAACTATCTGAGTGTGGTGGCTCAGAAAGAACCAGCAACTCTAGACTTCCTGATCACTCTTCTGCAGTCGGCTCAAAGAAAACGCCTGGCACAG GCAGCTTCTCAGCAGGCCAGCATTGTTTCTGAAAGTGGTCAGTGGGAGCAGGCTTTAGCTCTCCTTACTCTAGCAGTGCGAGCGGTCAATGAGATGAAGCTTCAGTACCTCAGGCAGCGTGCAGCCTGTCTGGCCCACCTAGGGCTCCACGAGAAGGCGGTGTCTGATCTAAATAAGGTCATCCAGGGCCACAGTGCAGATGGCAGAGAGGAGCAAAGGGTTTGGGCAGAGGACCATTGCCGCAGAGGCCATAGTTTGTTGTTGTGCTCCCATGAAGAGTCTGGGTTACAGGACTTTTCTCAAGCCCTGGACCTGCACGAGGAACAGGCTCTGCTGTGTGTAGATGCTGGTCTGGGAACACAGCGCCTTGCCAAAATTTTTCTGCGCTTTGCCCTGCAGAACTATGGGCAACAGAAACTCGACAAAGCTTGGCTTATGACAGAGACCGGGCTTAAAGTGGACAGCGGCCATGTAGAACTGCGCAGACTGAGGGCTAGAATAAAACGAGAAGTCTCTGGTCCATGTACTGTACACTAG